ATATGTACACCTTAGCGTAATACCGCCGGAATTGCAGTTACTAGGCGGACAGTAAACTCACGCATTATTTGCAGCATCCAGGGGCCGAACAGCACCAAACCCAAAAGAACGGCCACTATTTTCGGCACAAAGGACAGCGTCTGTTCTTGAATTTGGGTTGTAGCCTGAAAAACACTGATGATGAGACCCACAAACAGGCTGAGTAGCAACAGAGGGCCGGCTACCAGTAGTACCGTATACAGGGCATCGCGCCCAAGACTGAGGACAAACTCTTCACTCATGATACTTCACTCCGTTCCTCTCTAAAAGCTTTCCAGCAGAGCTCGAACTACAAGGTGCCAGCCATCTACCATCACAAATAACAGCAACTTAAATGGAAGCGAAATCATAACCGGCGGGAGCATCAACATACCCATGGACATCAAGGTACTGGCCACCACCATGTCGATAATAAGGAACGGTATGTAAATAAGAAAACCGATCTCAAAGGCCGTCTTCAGCTCACTGATCACAAAAGCAGGGATAAGGACATGGGTGGGCACATCGTCGCGCACATCCGGGCGGGGCAAATCGGCCAGTCCGATGAACAAAGCCAGATCCTTCTCCCTCGTCTCCTGAAACATGAAAGTCCGTATGGGCTGGGTGCCGATCTGCAGTGCTTCCTGAGATGAAAGCTGTCCGCTTAAGTAAGGCTGCAAAGCTTGCTCATTAACTTGACTCCAGTACGGGGCCATAATAAAAAAGGTTAGAAACAACGCTAAGCCAAGAATCACCTGGTTAGGTGGAACCTGTTGCGTGGACAGTCCGCTGCGGACAAAAGACAGAACTACTACCACTCGGGTAAAGGATGTAGTTAATACCAATATTGCCGGCACCAACGAAAGCACAGTAAGCATAAACAAAAGTTGTAGACCAAGTGCCACTTCTTGCGGCTCTGTAGCCGGTGTAAGTCCTAACTCGATTCGCGGGAAAGCTGCCGGTTGAGCCGCAACTGAG
Above is a genomic segment from Bacillota bacterium containing:
- the fliQ gene encoding flagellar biosynthesis protein FliQ, yielding MSEEFVLSLGRDALYTVLLVAGPLLLLSLFVGLIISVFQATTQIQEQTLSFVPKIVAVLLGLVLFGPWMLQIMREFTVRLVTAIPAVLR
- the fliP gene encoding flagellar type III secretion system pore protein FliP (The bacterial flagellar biogenesis protein FliP forms a type III secretion system (T3SS)-type pore required for flagellar assembly.) — its product is MTRRYLGIGAIIILIILGVGCSVAAQPAAFPRIELGLTPATEPQEVALGLQLLFMLTVLSLVPAILVLTTSFTRVVVVLSFVRSGLSTQQVPPNQVILGLALFLTFFIMAPYWSQVNEQALQPYLSGQLSSQEALQIGTQPIRTFMFQETREKDLALFIGLADLPRPDVRDDVPTHVLIPAFVISELKTAFEIGFLIYIPFLIIDMVVASTLMSMGMLMLPPVMISLPFKLLLFVMVDGWHLVVRALLESF